The Algoriphagus sp. TR-M9 genome has a window encoding:
- a CDS encoding peptidase domain-containing ABC transporter gives MAINNTITPLKRFFRLLGEEKSPVYSIYFYAVLNGIVTLSLPLGIQAIFNFILGGRVSTSWVILVLIVGMGVAFGGYMQISQLQIAEKLQQRLFSKVGLSVAYRLPKIKSEVFHGNYAPEFINRFFEVVALQKGIAKILIEFSTAILQVSFGLLLLSFYHPTFIIFSFVLIVLLALIFYFTGPRGMETAMKESTYKYETAYWLEEVGRAVNTFKLVGNTKLPILKVDKLIQRYLEFRSKHFSVLIFQYKIMIVFKVLIVMSLLISGSLLLIDSQISLGQFVAAEVIIVMVVNSVEKLILSLESVYDTLVAVEKLGQISDLELENYENTKKKVNSQSNSLQFKMEDVVFQPSDMLKPLLDGVTLQIEAGEKVVLTGKGGKSAILAMLSGLYSDYSGKININGLALDLINLEKYRGTVGACLELDQLFHGTIKENILVGRDCPKEHFKAILELVGISDFIYQLPEGANTMLKPEGKGLFKREALAILIARALVGSPRAIMIENTFERIDLKSQQKVLKHLFEGPWTLLIVSVQDEILKKADKIISVQDGKIDFQGTYSEYSAYQSKKS, from the coding sequence ATGGCCATCAATAATACAATCACGCCTTTAAAGCGATTTTTCAGGCTTTTGGGTGAAGAGAAAAGCCCTGTCTATTCCATTTACTTTTATGCGGTGCTGAATGGAATAGTGACACTTTCGCTTCCTTTGGGAATCCAGGCGATCTTTAACTTCATCCTTGGTGGGAGAGTATCTACCTCCTGGGTTATTTTAGTGCTTATTGTAGGCATGGGGGTGGCCTTTGGCGGATACATGCAAATCTCGCAATTGCAAATCGCGGAGAAACTGCAGCAAAGACTCTTTTCCAAGGTAGGACTTTCGGTAGCTTACAGGCTTCCGAAGATCAAATCTGAGGTTTTTCATGGTAATTATGCACCTGAATTCATCAATAGGTTTTTTGAGGTGGTGGCTTTGCAAAAGGGAATAGCAAAAATCCTCATAGAATTTTCAACAGCCATTTTGCAGGTGTCTTTTGGGTTGCTGTTACTTTCATTTTACCACCCTACCTTCATTATATTCAGTTTTGTGTTGATCGTGCTGCTGGCCTTGATTTTCTATTTTACGGGGCCTAGAGGGATGGAGACAGCGATGAAGGAGTCTACCTATAAGTACGAAACTGCCTATTGGCTGGAAGAAGTGGGCAGAGCGGTAAATACTTTCAAACTCGTAGGAAACACCAAATTGCCCATCTTGAAAGTGGACAAGCTGATTCAGCGCTACCTGGAGTTCAGAAGCAAGCACTTTTCAGTATTGATTTTCCAATACAAAATCATGATCGTGTTTAAAGTCCTCATCGTGATGTCCTTGCTGATTTCGGGTAGTTTATTGCTGATAGATAGTCAGATAAGTTTGGGGCAATTTGTCGCAGCGGAGGTGATTATAGTTATGGTGGTGAATTCCGTGGAGAAATTGATCCTTTCTCTGGAGTCCGTCTACGACACCTTAGTGGCGGTAGAGAAACTAGGCCAGATTTCTGACTTGGAGTTAGAAAACTATGAAAACACCAAAAAGAAGGTGAATTCCCAAAGTAATTCCTTGCAGTTTAAGATGGAAGATGTGGTGTTTCAGCCTTCAGATATGCTTAAGCCACTATTGGACGGAGTGACTTTGCAGATAGAAGCAGGTGAAAAAGTCGTGCTAACCGGAAAAGGAGGTAAGAGCGCAATTTTGGCGATGTTGTCCGGACTGTATTCAGATTACTCGGGCAAGATCAATATCAATGGTCTCGCCTTGGACCTGATAAATCTGGAGAAATACAGAGGTACCGTTGGTGCTTGCCTTGAGTTGGACCAGCTGTTTCATGGCACGATCAAGGAGAATATTTTGGTGGGGAGGGACTGTCCAAAGGAACATTTTAAAGCCATTCTAGAGTTGGTCGGCATTTCGGATTTTATCTACCAATTACCCGAAGGGGCAAACACCATGTTAAAGCCAGAAGGCAAAGGGCTGTTCAAGAGAGAGGCTTTAGCCATATTGATCGCCCGGGCTTTAGTGGGCTCGCCTAGAGCGATTATGATAGAGAATACTTTTGAAAGAATAGACCTGAAGAGTCAGCAGAAAGTATTGAAACACCTGTTTGAAGGTCCTTGGACCTTGTTGATAGTATCCGTACAGGACGAAATCCTGAAAAAGGCAGACAAAATAATTTCTGTTCAGGACGGAAAAATCGACTTCCAAGGGACGTATTCTGAGTATAGCGCTTATCAATCCAAGAAATCTTAA
- a CDS encoding TetR/AcrR family transcriptional regulator: MERIIAKTKIDVNKNLFLKDPISSDIGCSIVKEGAKLIDELGLENFTFKKLSQKIDVSEAAIYRYFDNKHMLLLYLTGWYWAWLEINFVYATANLASADAKLDVGLDLMVNGPIFKKNEFLDPVCLYKIIINESFKVYYTKSVDEEHKKGFFTDVYKFGDRISEVISEISPSYQFPVTLAFTVVESSILQAFNVQHLPEMTDNVLNVQKRKEFFRQLIINTVHNGHQ; this comes from the coding sequence ATGGAAAGAATCATTGCCAAGACCAAAATAGATGTAAACAAAAATCTATTCTTGAAGGACCCGATCAGTTCAGACATAGGTTGCTCCATAGTAAAGGAAGGGGCCAAGTTGATAGATGAGTTAGGATTGGAGAATTTTACTTTTAAAAAGCTGTCTCAAAAAATAGATGTAAGTGAGGCCGCTATTTACCGGTATTTTGACAATAAGCACATGCTGCTGCTATACCTTACGGGCTGGTACTGGGCATGGCTGGAGATTAATTTTGTCTATGCTACTGCAAACTTAGCGTCTGCAGATGCCAAACTCGATGTGGGCTTGGACTTGATGGTGAATGGACCGATTTTCAAGAAAAATGAGTTTTTGGATCCGGTCTGTCTCTATAAAATCATAATCAATGAATCCTTTAAGGTGTACTATACCAAGTCTGTAGATGAAGAGCATAAAAAAGGATTTTTCACCGATGTTTATAAGTTTGGTGATAGGATTTCCGAAGTGATTTCGGAAATTAGCCCTTCCTATCAATTTCCAGTGACGCTCGCATTTACAGTCGTGGAATCAAGCATATTGCAGGCATTTAACGTGCAGCATTTACCCGAAATGACCGATAACGTATTGAATGTGCAAAAGCGCAAAGAATTCTTTAGACAACTCATAATAAATACCGTTCACAATGGCCATCAATAA
- a CDS encoding DUF983 domain-containing protein yields the protein MSEKSTVKAMLKAKCPQCHQGDLFSVPKAGFRKLTEINARCEVCQASLVPEPDFYYGAMYVSYAFSVALVIATMVALNVLLDEPELWMYLVTVGVLNIGLLPLMLRYSKVFYLYGMSKLKYRGY from the coding sequence ATGAGTGAAAAAAGTACTGTAAAGGCGATGTTGAAGGCAAAATGTCCCCAATGCCACCAAGGTGATTTGTTTTCTGTACCCAAAGCAGGTTTTAGAAAACTTACGGAAATTAATGCGAGATGTGAGGTTTGCCAGGCCAGTTTGGTGCCGGAGCCTGATTTTTATTATGGTGCCATGTATGTGAGCTATGCTTTCTCGGTTGCATTGGTGATAGCCACTATGGTAGCGCTGAATGTGCTATTGGATGAGCCAGAACTTTGGATGTATCTGGTTACTGTGGGAGTTTTGAATATAGGTTTACTTCCGCTTATGCTTAGGTATTCAAAGGTGTTCTATTTGTACGGAATGAGCAAACTGAAGTACCGTGGGTATTAA
- a CDS encoding DUF4920 domain-containing protein yields MKKSILLYLAFGLMLGTGCQENKTEKEQALIENEITEVPGNYGDEVNSSSVTSTAQMIQIVNETGSFEGKISGEIVEVCTKKGCWLTLDLPNGESMRVTFKDYGFFVPTTSQGFPIILDGVATLTETDVETLRHFAEDQGKSKDEVEAITEPKREITFEATGVIIQEKS; encoded by the coding sequence ATGAAAAAATCAATCTTACTTTACCTCGCATTTGGATTAATGCTGGGTACTGGATGTCAGGAAAATAAAACTGAGAAAGAACAAGCTCTTATCGAAAATGAAATCACTGAGGTTCCTGGGAATTATGGGGATGAAGTGAACTCATCTTCTGTTACCAGCACTGCCCAGATGATTCAAATCGTGAATGAAACCGGGTCTTTTGAAGGCAAAATCTCCGGTGAAATCGTCGAAGTCTGCACCAAAAAAGGCTGCTGGCTTACTTTGGATCTGCCAAATGGAGAGTCCATGCGTGTGACCTTTAAGGATTACGGGTTTTTTGTACCTACTACTTCTCAAGGTTTTCCGATTATTTTGGACGGGGTAGCCACACTTACCGAAACCGATGTAGAGACGCTTCGGCATTTTGCAGAAGACCAAGGCAAAAGTAAGGATGAAGTGGAAGCAATCACCGAGCCCAAGCGGGAAATCACTTTTGAAGCAACAGGTGTAATCATTCAAGAAAAATCCTGA
- a CDS encoding TolC family protein has protein sequence MKKLLLVFIWIYTGTFCAFGQSDTQLDFETFMLWVKENHPIAQQAQLQLQMGDMAVRTARGGFDPLIYGNLDRKNYGGTDYYEKRQAGVDIPTWMGVELNGSFEQNSGQYLNPEYGTPDDGLIAVGASVNLGQGLILDKRRAALRQAQLYQESTEFERRQYLNELYLQATDMYWRWALAYANQQVIEEAVELAETRFQAVKGSFRLGDVAAIDTVESYSQLLNRQYKAEAARNTLFQTVQELNTFLWNESGEPMILEENIYPEAITVEEDIILNEAELRQMVSTHPSLQIADLELATLAVERKLKAQQIIPVVKLKYNFLTENLNDFENSSFFESDYKWGVSIYTPLFWRKSRGELGMAKAKIDVKQNTRDLKELQLRTKLEAELNNFSNLTSQISIFSKNLSSLNALLTGEMRRFEIGESSLFLVNSREVSVIDSRITLNELIKKRKVAQAKARVAAGIGFDQ, from the coding sequence ATGAAAAAGCTTTTACTCGTATTTATTTGGATCTATACTGGGACCTTTTGCGCTTTCGGTCAGTCTGATACCCAGCTGGATTTTGAGACTTTTATGCTTTGGGTGAAAGAAAATCACCCTATAGCCCAGCAGGCTCAGCTTCAGCTTCAAATGGGAGATATGGCCGTACGAACAGCCAGAGGAGGTTTTGATCCCCTGATTTATGGCAATCTAGACCGTAAGAATTACGGAGGGACGGATTACTATGAAAAGAGACAAGCCGGTGTGGATATTCCCACGTGGATGGGAGTGGAACTCAATGGGTCATTTGAGCAAAACTCCGGTCAGTATTTAAATCCAGAATATGGTACTCCGGATGATGGTTTGATAGCTGTAGGTGCTTCGGTGAACTTGGGTCAAGGCTTGATTTTGGACAAGCGAAGAGCAGCGCTACGTCAAGCTCAGCTGTATCAGGAATCTACCGAATTCGAGAGGAGGCAATACCTGAATGAGTTGTACTTACAAGCCACAGATATGTACTGGCGTTGGGCTTTGGCTTATGCCAATCAGCAAGTGATAGAAGAGGCGGTGGAATTAGCAGAAACCCGGTTTCAGGCGGTGAAAGGCTCATTTAGGCTGGGAGATGTAGCTGCAATAGATACTGTGGAATCCTATTCACAGCTGCTCAATCGCCAATATAAAGCCGAAGCAGCCAGAAACACGCTTTTTCAGACGGTGCAGGAGTTGAATACATTTCTCTGGAATGAATCAGGGGAGCCCATGATTTTGGAGGAAAATATATACCCGGAAGCCATTACTGTGGAGGAGGATATCATTTTAAACGAAGCTGAATTGAGACAAATGGTTTCCACTCATCCCAGTTTGCAGATCGCAGACCTGGAATTGGCTACCTTAGCCGTGGAGCGAAAACTCAAAGCGCAGCAGATCATCCCGGTGGTCAAGCTGAAGTACAATTTTCTCACAGAAAACCTGAATGACTTTGAGAATTCCAGTTTTTTCGAAAGTGACTATAAATGGGGTGTGAGTATTTATACGCCTTTATTTTGGAGGAAATCCCGTGGGGAGCTGGGCATGGCCAAAGCCAAGATCGATGTCAAGCAGAATACCAGGGATTTAAAAGAATTGCAATTGAGGACTAAACTGGAGGCTGAGCTGAATAATTTTAGCAACCTGACTTCTCAGATTTCCATTTTTTCTAAAAACCTTTCCAGTCTTAACGCACTGCTGACAGGAGAGATGCGAAGGTTTGAGATTGGGGAAAGCAGTCTTTTTCTAGTAAATTCAAGAGAAGTTTCAGTAATTGATTCCAGGATTACCCTAAATGAATTAATCAAGAAAAGAAAGGTAGCTCAGGCAAAAGCGCGAGTAGCTGCCGGGATAGGATTTGATCAATAA
- a CDS encoding HlyD family secretion protein, which translates to MLNITNQRIKDLRDFASMKSLDLTLPSRENKKKVKILAGLLVVVIFSLFLPWTQTIRSQGEVTALRPDQRPQTIHSIIAGRIEKWYVAEGDFVARGDTILQISEIKDEYFDTMLLPRTQMQVEAKELTAESYREKVTALQAQLQAIRQNNVLRLEQAENTLKMAELKVQSDSIKFQQAKVNFEVGKTQLERAEQLYKEGLRSLTDLEARRLKFQEVQANLMAAENTYLSSQNSFISSRINLNAIDNEFKDKVAKVQSEIYTALSSQYDSEAAITKLENQYSNYQSRAGFRYILAPQDGYLARAVQVGIGETIKEGAEIVNIIPENAQLAVELYVQPVDLPLIEIGNKVRFIFDGWPAIVFSGWPRISNGTFGGKIVAIDQHTGGNNLYRILVTEDPEEEPWPKELRMGSGAEGIALLNNVPVWYEIWRQLNGFPADYYTQFEKDKIGAKKE; encoded by the coding sequence ATGCTGAATATAACCAACCAAAGAATAAAAGATCTTCGGGATTTTGCTTCGATGAAAAGTCTGGATTTGACTTTGCCATCCAGAGAAAACAAGAAAAAAGTCAAAATCCTCGCAGGTTTACTTGTTGTAGTGATTTTTTCCCTTTTTCTTCCTTGGACCCAGACCATTCGCTCCCAGGGGGAAGTCACCGCACTTAGGCCAGATCAGCGACCGCAAACCATTCATTCTATTATCGCAGGTCGGATAGAAAAATGGTATGTGGCAGAAGGTGATTTCGTGGCCAGAGGCGACACTATTCTCCAGATTTCTGAAATCAAAGATGAGTACTTTGATACCATGCTCCTGCCAAGGACACAGATGCAAGTAGAGGCCAAGGAGCTGACTGCGGAATCATACCGGGAAAAGGTGACCGCGCTTCAGGCGCAGCTTCAGGCTATCAGACAAAACAATGTGCTGAGACTGGAACAGGCAGAAAACACCCTGAAGATGGCTGAGCTGAAAGTACAGTCAGACAGTATCAAGTTTCAGCAGGCCAAAGTGAATTTTGAAGTAGGAAAAACGCAGCTGGAGCGTGCCGAGCAGTTGTACAAAGAAGGCTTGAGGTCCTTGACTGATCTGGAAGCCAGAAGATTGAAGTTTCAGGAGGTACAGGCCAATCTAATGGCAGCAGAAAATACTTATCTCAGTAGCCAAAACTCCTTTATATCGTCCAGGATAAACCTGAATGCAATAGATAATGAATTCAAGGATAAGGTAGCGAAAGTTCAGTCTGAAATTTACACGGCGCTCTCTTCCCAGTACGATTCTGAGGCAGCGATCACCAAACTGGAAAACCAGTATTCAAACTATCAATCCAGGGCTGGATTCCGCTATATTCTGGCACCGCAAGATGGCTACCTGGCCAGGGCTGTTCAAGTGGGTATAGGTGAGACGATCAAAGAGGGAGCGGAGATCGTCAATATCATACCTGAAAATGCCCAGCTGGCTGTAGAGCTATATGTGCAGCCGGTAGATTTGCCATTGATTGAGATCGGTAATAAAGTCCGGTTTATTTTTGACGGCTGGCCGGCCATTGTGTTTTCGGGATGGCCTAGAATTTCCAATGGTACCTTTGGCGGCAAAATCGTTGCCATAGATCAGCATACAGGAGGCAATAACCTCTATAGAATTTTGGTGACTGAGGACCCTGAAGAGGAACCTTGGCCAAAAGAGCTCAGGATGGGTTCTGGTGCTGAGGGAATTGCTCTTCTCAATAATGTGCCGGTATGGTACGAAATCTGGCGACAACTAAATGGCTTCCCGGCTGATTATTATACCCAGTTTGAAAAAGATAAAATAGGAGCAAAGAAAGAATGA
- a CDS encoding DUF1330 domain-containing protein: MPAYVIVEVDISDPEKYNAYKELTPATVQAFGGKFVLRGNPVTVLEGEWNHERLVMLKFPTREKAIAWYNCPEYQHAKSVRAGAADAKFLLIET; encoded by the coding sequence ATGCCTGCTTACGTAATCGTAGAAGTGGATATCTCCGATCCAGAAAAGTATAATGCTTACAAGGAGCTGACCCCTGCCACAGTACAAGCCTTCGGAGGCAAATTTGTGCTAAGAGGAAATCCTGTCACCGTATTAGAGGGTGAATGGAATCATGAGCGGCTCGTGATGCTGAAATTCCCAACCCGTGAAAAAGCAATTGCTTGGTATAACTGTCCAGAGTATCAGCATGCGAAATCTGTGAGAGCAGGTGCTGCCGATGCTAAATTTTTGCTGATAGAAACCTAA
- a CDS encoding beta/alpha barrel domain-containing protein, with protein MRNPTPFIKKMDEAGVMPIFFHPEEKTCLKLLEIAYQSGVKVIEMVNRGPEAMGNFPALRKLADEMPGLTLGAGTIYHPEEAEKFLDMGAEFIVAPVMNPKLGEYCKKFELPWIPGCGSISEIWEAYELGAELVKLYPGNVLTPGFVPPVHAVLPQVEIIPTGGVEPTMESIKSWFDVGVLCVGMGSQLFRKDLVAAGKFEEVEERIKRVIAIIDQIKSER; from the coding sequence ATGAGAAACCCAACGCCTTTTATCAAGAAAATGGATGAGGCGGGCGTGATGCCCATTTTTTTTCATCCAGAAGAAAAAACCTGTCTAAAGCTTCTGGAAATCGCCTACCAATCTGGCGTGAAAGTCATAGAAATGGTCAATAGAGGCCCGGAAGCAATGGGCAACTTCCCGGCTTTGCGCAAGCTAGCTGATGAAATGCCAGGACTAACACTGGGTGCCGGTACCATTTATCATCCTGAGGAAGCCGAGAAGTTTCTAGATATGGGAGCGGAATTTATCGTGGCACCGGTGATGAATCCAAAATTGGGTGAGTACTGTAAAAAGTTTGAACTCCCATGGATTCCCGGTTGTGGTTCTATTTCGGAGATATGGGAAGCTTACGAATTGGGTGCTGAGCTGGTTAAATTATACCCGGGAAATGTACTTACTCCGGGTTTTGTTCCTCCGGTTCACGCGGTATTGCCGCAAGTGGAGATCATTCCGACTGGAGGCGTGGAACCTACTATGGAAAGCATTAAGTCATGGTTTGATGTGGGCGTATTATGTGTGGGTATGGGATCCCAATTATTCCGTAAAGACCTGGTGGCTGCGGGTAAATTTGAAGAAGTCGAGGAGCGAATCAAAAGGGTGATTGCAATCATCGACCAAATAAAATCAGAAAGATAG
- a CDS encoding BCCT family transporter: MAKLNSSFLKIQVRPWVFWPPFGLLIVAVILSLVFPEEFVTNARGIQQIILESFSLGFSWVSLLMCVLAAGVMFSPLGRRKIGGAKAQPRLKLVSWFAIVLCTTIAVGILFWASAEPLSHYLFPPEFLALNAASPEAKNFALGALYFHWGFTPYAIYAVPALVFALMHYSSGRKRLSLGVMLIPLTGRLTNTKLETGLDLFSLFALVTGMSAALGAGILSLSGGVMAFFPNLNSTYLTAAVTGLILITFIISASTGIDKGIKSLSLFNLVFFVLIAVLFILLGEKSLILGNITQGFKAYTGNFLDLSMQLSGAGSKWTYDWSTFNFAMWMAWAPMTALFLGKIAIGRTVREFLLVNWFFPALFCLVWMGIFGGTTLDFASSKPAVYEKLLETVGPESIIYQVFADMGYFSLFASFYVLGIFISYVTAADSSTEALASISMKKQNKDAFRSDTNLKVLWGTLIGFLAWVMVTFSGIDGVRILSIIGGLPALFFLLLVSVSLLLILFQPSKYLRN, encoded by the coding sequence ATGGCAAAACTCAACTCCTCATTTTTAAAGATCCAAGTACGTCCTTGGGTATTTTGGCCGCCCTTTGGCTTACTGATTGTTGCAGTGATTCTAAGCCTGGTCTTTCCTGAAGAATTTGTAACCAATGCCAGGGGTATCCAGCAGATTATCCTGGAATCTTTTTCTTTGGGCTTTAGCTGGGTTTCCTTATTGATGTGTGTATTAGCGGCTGGGGTCATGTTTTCTCCACTTGGCCGGAGAAAAATCGGTGGAGCAAAGGCCCAGCCCAGACTGAAACTAGTAAGTTGGTTTGCTATAGTTTTATGCACTACCATTGCCGTAGGTATATTATTTTGGGCTAGTGCAGAACCTCTTTCACATTATTTGTTCCCTCCAGAGTTTTTAGCTCTGAATGCCGCAAGTCCAGAAGCAAAAAACTTCGCATTGGGTGCTTTGTACTTTCATTGGGGATTTACTCCCTATGCGATTTACGCTGTTCCCGCTTTGGTTTTTGCTCTTATGCACTATTCATCTGGGAGAAAAAGGTTAAGTCTTGGCGTCATGCTCATTCCCTTGACGGGCAGGCTTACCAACACAAAATTAGAAACAGGTTTAGACCTATTCAGCCTTTTTGCCTTGGTCACGGGAATGTCTGCAGCGCTCGGGGCCGGCATTTTAAGTTTAAGCGGAGGTGTAATGGCTTTTTTTCCAAATTTGAACAGCACCTACCTCACAGCTGCGGTGACAGGTCTGATATTGATCACCTTCATCATCTCCGCCTCTACCGGAATAGATAAGGGTATAAAAAGCTTGTCTCTCTTCAATTTGGTTTTTTTTGTTCTGATAGCTGTGCTATTTATTCTACTCGGGGAAAAAAGCCTAATACTTGGCAATATCACCCAGGGGTTTAAAGCTTATACTGGCAATTTCCTAGATCTCAGCATGCAGCTTAGCGGAGCTGGATCTAAATGGACTTACGACTGGTCTACTTTCAATTTTGCCATGTGGATGGCCTGGGCCCCTATGACTGCACTTTTTCTAGGCAAAATAGCCATCGGCAGAACGGTGCGGGAGTTTTTACTGGTCAATTGGTTTTTTCCTGCACTTTTCTGCTTGGTCTGGATGGGGATTTTTGGCGGAACGACTTTGGATTTTGCATCAAGCAAACCAGCTGTTTACGAAAAACTATTGGAAACTGTAGGTCCTGAATCAATCATCTATCAGGTATTCGCAGACATGGGCTACTTTAGTCTTTTTGCCAGTTTTTATGTGTTGGGGATTTTCATTTCCTACGTGACCGCCGCCGACTCCAGTACGGAAGCACTGGCCAGCATCAGCATGAAAAAACAAAACAAGGATGCATTTCGCTCAGACACCAACCTGAAAGTACTTTGGGGTACATTGATAGGATTTCTAGCCTGGGTGATGGTGACCTTCTCTGGTATAGACGGAGTCAGAATTCTCTCTATAATTGGAGGCCTACCAGCATTGTTTTTCTTATTACTGGTAAGCGTTTCGCTTTTACTAATTTTATTTCAACCCAGTAAATACCTTAGAAATTAA
- the serA gene encoding phosphoglycerate dehydrogenase — MPSTTKFIIDFDSTFTQVEALDILGEISLNNDPERERKVQAIKDITDQGMEGSLSFRDSLIQRIEILEANKSQIDDLIVALKKRVSKSFERNKEFLQDHSEHIYIVSNGFKDFIIPIVSTYGIKEENVFANEFVYDESGNIIDFNRENPLSQNNGKAETIRKINLEGEVYVIGDGYTDYEIKKSGLANKFYAFTENVNRPKVTKEADHIAPSLDEILYINNLNTKFSYPKSRIKVLLLENVHPIGVELLKEEGYDVEVVKSAMSEDELCEKIKTVSILGIRSKTNLTKKVLENANRLIAVGAFCIGTNQIDLEACQEKGIAVFNAPYSNTRSVVEMAIGEIIFLMRNFADKVPAMHQGKWNKSATGSFEIRGKKLGIVGYGNIGAQLSVLAENMGMNVFYYDVIEKLALGNATKVDSLDELMSTCDVISLHVDGRKENQNFIDREKINLMKKGSYLVNLSRGHIVDIPALRDAILEGRLAGCAVDVFPEEPKNNKEPFESELIGLPNTILTPHIGGSTLEAQVNIARFVPGKIMEYINTGNTYNSVNFPNIQLPFLQNAHRLIHIHLNEPGVLAKINQVLANYEINIVGQYLKTNEKIGYVITDIDKAYSNEAIEALKMIPGTIRFRVLY; from the coding sequence ATGCCTAGTACTACTAAATTCATCATTGATTTTGACAGCACATTTACCCAGGTAGAAGCCTTGGATATTTTGGGAGAAATCAGTTTGAATAATGATCCAGAAAGAGAACGTAAAGTTCAGGCCATCAAAGACATTACAGATCAGGGGATGGAAGGAAGCCTTTCATTTAGAGACAGCCTGATACAGCGAATCGAAATACTGGAAGCCAACAAATCCCAGATCGATGACCTGATAGTGGCCCTGAAAAAGAGAGTTTCCAAATCCTTTGAGCGAAACAAGGAATTTCTTCAGGACCACTCTGAGCATATTTATATCGTCTCCAATGGCTTTAAGGACTTTATCATCCCTATTGTAAGTACCTATGGAATCAAGGAGGAAAATGTTTTTGCCAATGAGTTTGTCTATGATGAGTCTGGTAATATCATAGATTTCAATAGAGAAAACCCCCTATCGCAAAATAACGGCAAAGCCGAAACCATTCGGAAAATCAATCTGGAAGGTGAGGTCTATGTGATCGGTGATGGATACACCGACTATGAAATCAAAAAGTCCGGTCTGGCAAACAAATTTTACGCATTTACTGAAAACGTCAACCGTCCAAAGGTGACCAAGGAGGCAGATCACATCGCTCCCAGCCTAGACGAAATCTTATATATCAATAATTTGAATACAAAATTTTCCTATCCGAAAAGCAGAATTAAGGTTTTGCTCCTAGAGAATGTCCACCCCATAGGTGTGGAATTACTAAAAGAAGAAGGCTATGACGTAGAAGTCGTAAAATCTGCGATGTCCGAAGATGAGCTTTGCGAAAAAATAAAAACTGTGTCTATCCTAGGTATCCGATCCAAAACCAATTTGACCAAGAAGGTACTGGAAAATGCCAATAGGCTGATAGCCGTAGGTGCATTTTGTATCGGTACCAACCAAATCGATTTGGAGGCTTGCCAGGAGAAAGGAATCGCCGTATTCAACGCACCCTATAGCAACACCAGATCTGTGGTGGAAATGGCCATTGGCGAGATCATTTTCCTCATGAGAAACTTTGCTGACAAGGTGCCTGCTATGCATCAGGGCAAATGGAATAAATCCGCTACTGGTTCATTTGAAATAAGAGGTAAAAAACTCGGAATCGTAGGTTACGGTAATATCGGGGCACAACTTTCTGTACTGGCAGAAAATATGGGGATGAATGTGTTCTATTACGATGTAATCGAAAAACTTGCCCTTGGGAATGCTACAAAAGTAGACTCTCTGGATGAGCTAATGAGTACTTGTGATGTGATTTCGCTTCATGTGGATGGTAGAAAAGAGAACCAAAACTTCATTGACAGAGAGAAAATAAACCTGATGAAGAAAGGTTCATATTTAGTCAATTTGAGCCGAGGACATATTGTGGACATTCCGGCTTTGCGCGATGCAATCCTGGAAGGTAGACTGGCCGGATGTGCAGTGGATGTATTCCCTGAGGAACCTAAAAACAACAAGGAACCGTTTGAATCAGAATTAATTGGTCTGCCAAACACGATTCTTACGCCTCACATCGGAGGAAGCACACTGGAAGCACAGGTGAATATAGCTCGTTTCGTACCGGGTAAAATCATGGAGTACATCAACACCGGAAACACTTACAACTCTGTGAATTTCCCGAATATCCAATTGCCATTCCTCCAAAACGCCCATAGACTGATTCACATTCACTTGAATGAGCCCGGGGTGTTGGCAAAAATTAATCAGGTGCTGGCAAACTATGAAATCAACATCGTAGGCCAGTATCTAAAGACCAATGAGAAAATCGGATATGTAATCACAGATATTGACAAAGCATATTCCAATGAGGCAATAGAAGCTTTGAAAATGATTCCTGGCACGATCCGGTTTAGAGTTTTATATTGA